A genomic window from Euleptes europaea isolate rEulEur1 chromosome 9, rEulEur1.hap1, whole genome shotgun sequence includes:
- the MCUB gene encoding calcium uniporter regulatory subunit MCUb, mitochondrial: MLCLIEIGNLKHHRRSLCSSLVPSDEVSVNYKHGLPVITLTLPSRKERCQFTVKPMLMTVGDFIQDIQQEDKAIGDIKTLTTEGSVVSASTLMEVLLMNDFKLVINGTEYRVHPPLKDKVSTEHATDVDDVKSLVHRLFTALNLEDHQTRKERELLQKMELLKEELLPLEQMKARLTAEAAAKSSRLLWIGLALMSTQGGALAWLTWWVYSWDIMEPVTYFITYGSAMAFYAYFVLTKQDYIYPDAQDRQFLHYFHRKSKSQNFNVDQYNKLKDDLAEVEESLKRLKNPLQLRLPIQEIHDKF; encoded by the exons ATGCTGTGTCTGATAGAAATTGGAAACCTAAAACATCACAGAAGGTCGCTTTGTAGCTCCCTAGTGCCATCTGATG AAGTCTCTGTTAATTATAAACACGGGTTGCCAGTGATAACCCTTACATTACCCTCCAGAAAGGAACGCTGTCAGTTTACTGTGAAGCCAATGCTAATGACTGTTGGAGACTTCATACAGGACATACAgcaggaggataaagcaattggaGACATAAAAACCCTTACAACAG AGGGCAGTGTGGTCTCTGCTTCAACACTGATGGAAGTTCTGTTGATGAATGACTTTAAACTTGTCATCAATGGTACAGAATACAGAGTACACCCTCCACTGAAAG ataAAGTGAGCACTGAACATGCTACAGATGTGGATGATGTAAAGTCTTTGGTCCATAGGTTATTCACAGCCCTTAATTTAGAAGACCATCAGACAAGAAAAGAGAGGGAATTGTTGCAGAAAATGGAACTTCTAAAAGAGGAACTGCTGCCTTTAGAGCAG ATGAAAGCCAGACTCACTGCAGAGGCTGCTGCTAAGAGTTCTCGTCTTCTATGGATTGGCTTAGCCTTAATGTCTACTCAGGGCGGAGCTCTAGCCTGGCTCACTTGGTGGGTCTATTCATGGGATATAATGGAGCCGGTCACTTACTTTATCACCTATGGAAGTGCCATGGCATTCTATGCTTACTTTGTACTTACTAAGCAG GATTATATTTACCCAGATGCTCAAGACAGGCAGTTCCTCCACTACTTCCACAGGAAATCCAAAAGCCAGAATTTCAATGTGGATCAGTACAACAAGTTAAAAGATGATCTTGCAGAG GTAGAAGAATCCTTGAAACGGCTGAAGAACCCTTTACAACTACGTCTTCCAATACAAGAAATACATGACAAGTTTTAA